The proteins below are encoded in one region of Sulfitobacter sp. SK012:
- the phbB gene encoding acetoacetyl-CoA reductase — MSRVALVTGGSRGIGAAISSKLKAEGCTVAATYAGNDEAAAAFTKETGIKTFKWNVASYEESKAGIEMVEAELGPIEIVVANAGITRDAPFHKMTPEQWKEVIDTNLTGVFNTVHPIWPGMRERKFGRVIVISSINGQKGQFAQVNYAATKAGDLGIVKSLAQEGARAGITANAICPGYIGTDMVMAVPEKVRESIIAQIPTGRLGNPEEIARCVAFLASDDSGFINGSTISANGAQFFV, encoded by the coding sequence ATGTCGCGTGTCGCACTTGTTACCGGAGGCAGTCGAGGAATCGGTGCTGCAATTTCATCCAAACTGAAGGCTGAAGGCTGCACAGTTGCCGCAACCTATGCAGGCAACGATGAAGCCGCTGCAGCTTTCACTAAGGAAACTGGTATCAAAACGTTCAAATGGAACGTTGCCAGCTACGAAGAAAGCAAGGCCGGCATTGAAATGGTCGAAGCAGAGCTTGGCCCTATCGAAATCGTCGTCGCCAATGCCGGGATCACCCGCGATGCGCCGTTCCACAAAATGACGCCCGAACAGTGGAAAGAAGTCATCGACACGAATTTGACCGGCGTCTTTAACACGGTCCACCCAATCTGGCCCGGCATGCGGGAACGCAAATTTGGCCGCGTCATCGTGATTTCATCGATCAACGGCCAGAAAGGCCAGTTCGCACAAGTGAACTACGCGGCAACCAAGGCCGGCGATTTGGGTATCGTGAAATCACTGGCTCAAGAAGGCGCGCGCGCCGGCATCACAGCCAACGCGATCTGCCCCGGCTATATTGGCACCGACATGGTAATGGCCGTGCCAGAGAAAGTACGCGAGAGTATCATCGCTCAGATCCCAACGGGCCGTTTGGGCAACCCCGAAGAAATCGCACGCTGCGTTGCATTCCTCGCCTCTGACGATAGCGGCTTTATCAATGGCTCGACGATCTCTGCCAACGGAGCACAATTCTTCGTCTGA
- a CDS encoding acetyl-CoA C-acetyltransferase — protein sequence MTNVVIASAARTAVGSFGGSFSNIPAHDLGAAVLKEIVARAGIDPSEVSETILGQVLTAAQGQNPARQAHINAGLPQEAAAWSINQVCGSGLRAVALAAQHIQLGDASIVAAGGQENMTMSPHAQALRAGQKMGDLQFIDTMIKDGLWDAFNGYHMGQTAENVAQKWQISREQQDEFAVASQNKAEAAQKAGKFADEIMPYTVKNRKGDIVVDADEYIRHGATMEAMQKLRPAFAKDGSVTAANASGLNDGAAGALMMSADEAEKRGITPLARIASYATAGLDPAIMGVGPIYASRKALEKAGWKAEDLDLVEANEAFAAQACAVNKDMGWDPAVVNVNGGAIAIGHPIGASGARILNTLLFEMQRRGAKKGLATLCIGGGMGVAMCLERP from the coding sequence ATGACCAATGTCGTGATCGCCTCCGCTGCGCGGACTGCCGTCGGCAGTTTCGGCGGCTCTTTTTCCAACATCCCAGCGCATGATTTGGGTGCTGCCGTTCTCAAAGAGATTGTTGCGCGTGCGGGCATCGACCCCTCTGAAGTGTCAGAAACAATTTTGGGACAAGTGCTGACCGCAGCACAAGGACAGAACCCTGCCCGTCAAGCCCATATCAATGCAGGCCTGCCGCAAGAAGCTGCCGCTTGGTCGATCAACCAAGTTTGCGGCTCTGGGTTGCGCGCGGTCGCACTTGCCGCCCAACATATTCAGCTTGGCGATGCCAGCATCGTTGCTGCCGGTGGTCAAGAAAACATGACCATGAGCCCGCATGCCCAAGCCCTGCGCGCAGGTCAAAAGATGGGTGATCTGCAATTCATCGACACCATGATCAAAGACGGCTTGTGGGATGCGTTCAACGGCTATCATATGGGCCAGACTGCCGAAAACGTTGCTCAGAAATGGCAGATTAGTCGCGAACAGCAGGACGAGTTCGCTGTCGCTTCGCAAAACAAAGCCGAAGCCGCGCAAAAAGCCGGGAAATTTGCGGATGAAATCATGCCGTACACCGTGAAGAACCGCAAAGGCGATATTGTTGTCGACGCAGATGAATACATCCGCCACGGCGCAACGATGGAAGCCATGCAAAAACTGCGCCCCGCGTTCGCAAAGGACGGCTCTGTAACGGCCGCCAATGCGTCTGGCCTAAATGATGGCGCGGCGGGTGCACTGATGATGAGTGCGGACGAAGCCGAAAAGCGTGGCATCACGCCATTGGCCCGCATCGCATCCTATGCAACCGCCGGTCTGGACCCAGCCATCATGGGCGTGGGCCCGATCTATGCCAGCCGCAAGGCGTTGGAAAAGGCCGGCTGGAAGGCCGAAGATCTCGACCTTGTTGAAGCCAACGAAGCGTTTGCTGCGCAAGCCTGTGCAGTCAACAAAGACATGGGTTGGGACCCTGCGGTCGTAAACGTCAATGGCGGTGCCATTGCGATTGGTCACCCCATCGGTGCCTCCGGCGCGCGCATCCTCAACACCCTCTTGTTCGAAATGCAGCGTCGCGGCGCGAAAAAAGGTCTCGCTACTTTGTGCATTGGTGGCGGCATGGGTGTTGCTATGTGCCTCGAGCGGCCGTAA
- a CDS encoding EAL domain-containing protein yields MARPFHYKRVPVISGSDNPLNYAVGQIEKTTLECVADAIKHKQTLLAYQPVMRTDNQKVVAFYEGLIRVLDPSGRVIPAKDFMPEVENTEAGREIDVLALRMGLRALNNNPNLRLSINMSARSIGYQPWNNTLNRALNRNTAIGERLILEITESSAMHVPELVVDFMDRLQPKGICFAMDDFGSGQTAIRYFKDFLFDMLKIDGQFIQGIAGNPDNQALTKALISIAQHFDMLTVAECVECHEDAVMLTELGVDCLQGYFFAAPTTRPSWMRDTSMRAAGQ; encoded by the coding sequence GTGGCCCGCCCATTTCACTACAAACGCGTTCCCGTCATTTCGGGGTCGGACAATCCGCTAAATTATGCGGTCGGGCAGATTGAAAAGACCACGTTGGAATGTGTCGCAGACGCTATCAAGCACAAGCAGACATTGCTGGCATACCAGCCGGTCATGCGCACCGATAACCAAAAAGTAGTCGCTTTTTATGAAGGGTTGATCCGTGTGCTAGACCCATCTGGCCGCGTCATTCCCGCCAAAGATTTCATGCCTGAAGTGGAAAACACCGAAGCCGGCCGCGAGATCGACGTGCTGGCCTTGCGCATGGGATTAAGGGCCCTCAACAACAATCCCAATCTGCGCTTGTCGATTAACATGTCGGCGCGCTCGATTGGATATCAGCCTTGGAACAACACGCTCAATCGCGCACTCAATCGCAATACTGCTATCGGGGAGCGCCTAATCCTGGAAATCACCGAAAGCTCGGCCATGCATGTGCCGGAGCTGGTCGTAGATTTCATGGACCGGTTGCAGCCAAAAGGTATCTGCTTTGCCATGGATGACTTCGGGTCCGGCCAAACAGCAATTCGCTACTTTAAGGATTTTCTGTTCGACATGCTCAAGATTGATGGTCAGTTCATTCAAGGTATTGCGGGCAACCCCGACAATCAGGCGCTCACCAAGGCGCTCATTTCGATTGCGCAACACTTTGACATGCTGACAGTTGCGGAGTGCGTAGAGTGTCACGAGGATGCCGTGATGCTGACCGAACTTGGCGTAGATTGCCTGCAGGGCTATTTCTTTGCGGCACCCACGACGCGCCCGAGCTGGATGCGCGATACCTCCATGCGAGCGGCAGGTCAGTAA
- a CDS encoding DNA-3-methyladenine glycosylase I: protein MERCNWAGIEPIYTTYHDTEWGVPEWDSRALWEKLILDGFQAGLSWITILKKRDNFRDAFQGFDPHVIAGWGEEDVLRLLGNSGIVRHRGKIEAAIHNARAWQEIEAREGFDNFMWRYVDGAPLQNRFATQTDVPPQTPLSVQVSKDLKKNGFKFCGPTIVYAWMEACGLVNDHILTCHRHAECASMAKKG, encoded by the coding sequence ATGGAGCGTTGCAACTGGGCGGGGATTGAACCGATCTATACGACCTATCACGACACGGAGTGGGGCGTGCCCGAATGGGACAGCCGGGCTTTGTGGGAAAAGCTCATTCTTGATGGCTTTCAGGCGGGGCTAAGTTGGATCACGATCTTAAAGAAGCGAGACAATTTCCGCGATGCATTTCAGGGATTTGATCCGCATGTCATCGCAGGTTGGGGCGAAGAAGATGTCCTGCGTCTGCTTGGCAATTCTGGCATTGTTCGTCACCGCGGCAAGATTGAGGCCGCCATTCACAACGCACGCGCTTGGCAAGAGATCGAGGCGCGCGAGGGTTTTGACAACTTCATGTGGCGATATGTGGATGGCGCGCCGTTGCAAAACCGGTTCGCGACGCAAACCGACGTGCCCCCACAAACGCCGCTATCTGTTCAAGTTTCGAAGGATTTAAAGAAAAATGGATTTAAGTTCTGCGGCCCCACAATTGTCTACGCGTGGATGGAGGCCTGCGGGCTGGTTAATGACCACATCCTAACGTGCCACCGCCATGCTGAATGTGCATCGATGGCGAAAAAGGGCTGA